Within Deltaproteobacteria bacterium, the genomic segment CTGTGGAGATGGTATATGGAGAAGGCGCACATCGTCCTGTTCTTCCTTGCCCTTTTTCTCTACGGCGTGGATGCGGGATTCAGGCTCTTCGGAGTCGATGGAGACAAGAATATCCTGAAATCACCCCTTGCAGCCGCATTCGGGATGCACACCCTTTTCCTTGCTCTCAGGTGGGGGGTTTCCCGTCACGCCCCCTTCGCCGGGATGTTCGAGAGCATAAGCTTCTACGTCTGGTCAACGGCGCTTGCCGTGTTTGTCTACTTCAGGAGGGCCGTTCCACGGGAAGTGAGGAAGGAGGTCACCTACGCATCCCTCATCTGCCTTCTCTTCATGGCCGTTGCGTCGCTGTCCCCGAAGGGAGTCGTGCCGGCTTACCCGGCCCTGAAAACCCGGTGGTTCGAGATCCACGTGGGGCTCTCCTTTCTCTCCTACGGCCTCTTCACCGTCGGGTTCTGCTCCTCCCTGGCGTGGGACAGGGAAAAGCCGGGGAGGTATTTTTCCCTCTGTGAGAGCGCGTCCCTGATGGGGTTTTCCCTCTTTTCCGCCGGCATGGTCGCCGGCGGGATCTGGGCGTACTACGCGTGGGGCTCGTACTGGATATGGACGCCGAAGGAGATCTTTTCCGTCGTGCTCTGGGTTTTTTACGCCAGCGCCCTTCACGCCAAGTTCGACGGCCGCTTCGGTCTTCGCTTCATCCGCGCCCTGTCTTTCGCGGGATACTTCGTGATGCTCTTCACCTACCTGGGGGTTTCCGTGCTCCTGTCGAGCAGCCACAGTTTCCGATGATGGAGGTGCGATGAAGAGGCTCTGGGAATTCATAACGTCCCATTACCTGTGCGTCTACACCGGCATCGCATTTGTCGGCGGCGGCCTCTTTCTCTCCCTCCAGATGGGATGGGACGGGGACTACTTCAAGAACATCGATCACGGGATCCTGCTTCAGTGGCTGGCGGAAAAACAGGGCGCCGGGATTACGGCCTCCTCCATCGCCTTCCTGCTGATCATCCTGCTCACGGCACTGCTCTTTCTGAACGCGCTTTTTTGCACCCTGCAAAAGGTGTATCACCTGGTGAGGGAGGGGGG encodes:
- a CDS encoding cytochrome C biogenesis protein ResC; this encodes MEKAHIVLFFLALFLYGVDAGFRLFGVDGDKNILKSPLAAAFGMHTLFLALRWGVSRHAPFAGMFESISFYVWSTALAVFVYFRRAVPREVRKEVTYASLICLLFMAVASLSPKGVVPAYPALKTRWFEIHVGLSFLSYGLFTVGFCSSLAWDREKPGRYFSLCESASLMGFSLFSAGMVAGGIWAYYAWGSYWIWTPKEIFSVVLWVFYASALHAKFDGRFGLRFIRALSFAGYFVMLFTYLGVSVLLSSSHSFR